The following coding sequences are from one Geothrix sp. window:
- a CDS encoding BamA/TamA family outer membrane protein, with amino-acid sequence MVPATAETDQAVSVPFAFYSEFFGAAAGYSTFRFGYPQPQARVLATVMAGSKGSVMGFFMGRDIRMPGTERLFLDPWVSLGSFADNRAYVGGNPAYPNERPGSNDSHSDNYLTGSGQDTFTRLRFKYLLPLGHGRDQTVSRYQFVDGLPVSGASGGDSWNPLESGKTFLELQPFYRSLRVASSEADIHSTRRTSGLDGSIFWDNRDYPDNPTRGGSMRVRVSRDWGAVGSSGSWTVVEGEADWYHPLAQSAVIRQQVLALDVWTAYSPTWETNPDGTVRHGPPGYAGATLGGLWRLRGYPAERFSDKAAACAAAEYRVIPAWNPFEHLPWIQRRIGVQWVQFVAFVEAGRVAPSWQFVQWSSALKWDVGLGVRFQVKGLIARVDFVHSPEQTAVQMMVGHPFQF; translated from the coding sequence ATGGTCCCAGCGACGGCCGAAACTGACCAGGCGGTGAGCGTGCCCTTCGCCTTCTACAGCGAATTCTTTGGCGCGGCCGCAGGCTACAGCACCTTCCGGTTTGGCTATCCCCAGCCGCAGGCGCGGGTGCTGGCCACGGTCATGGCCGGCAGCAAGGGGTCGGTGATGGGCTTTTTCATGGGCCGTGACATCCGGATGCCTGGCACGGAGCGCCTGTTCCTGGATCCCTGGGTCTCACTGGGCTCTTTCGCCGACAACCGCGCCTACGTGGGGGGAAACCCGGCCTACCCGAACGAACGCCCCGGCAGCAACGATTCCCATTCGGACAACTACCTCACCGGCAGCGGCCAGGACACCTTCACGCGGCTGCGGTTCAAGTACCTGCTTCCCCTCGGGCACGGCCGGGACCAGACCGTCAGTCGGTACCAGTTCGTGGACGGCCTGCCGGTCTCCGGAGCCAGCGGCGGGGATTCATGGAATCCCCTGGAGAGCGGGAAGACCTTCCTGGAACTGCAGCCGTTCTACCGTTCCCTGCGGGTGGCCAGCTCTGAGGCCGACATCCACTCCACGCGCCGGACCAGCGGCCTGGATGGATCGATCTTCTGGGACAACCGGGACTACCCGGACAACCCGACCCGGGGCGGATCGATGCGCGTCCGGGTCTCACGTGATTGGGGCGCGGTCGGCAGTTCTGGCTCCTGGACCGTGGTGGAAGGGGAGGCTGACTGGTACCACCCCCTCGCCCAGTCTGCAGTGATCCGCCAACAGGTGCTGGCCCTGGATGTCTGGACGGCCTATTCGCCCACCTGGGAAACCAATCCGGACGGCACCGTTCGCCATGGCCCCCCGGGCTACGCAGGTGCCACCCTGGGTGGTTTGTGGCGCCTGCGCGGTTATCCCGCCGAGCGCTTCAGCGACAAGGCCGCCGCCTGCGCGGCAGCAGAGTACCGCGTCATTCCAGCCTGGAATCCCTTCGAGCACCTGCCTTGGATCCAGCGCCGGATCGGCGTTCAATGGGTCCAGTTTGTGGCCTTCGTCGAGGCGGGCCGGGTCGCCCCTTCCTGGCAGTTTGTGCAGTGGTCCAGCGCCCTCAAATGGGATGTCGGGCTGGGTGTGCGGTTCCAGGTCAAGGGCCTGATCGCGCGGGTCGATTTCGTCCATTCCCCGGAGCAGACCGCAGTGCAGATGATGGTGGGGCATCCCTTCCAGTTCTGA
- a CDS encoding DUF4136 domain-containing protein, translated as MLRIHIENHQDAVQLANVPRHPVGRIMLRFVAFLLALLLLEALLSCRGPDFTGTALEKDRLTSSRTFSIDGQPDPALYIWNMRPIPFDELKSLVSDRLMEKGYQQAPHQEADVRIVLTTFTEEPTPRSRITIMEMFDRPTSRKLWSGRAEIPYQIDPIQGVANEPTLAGLLDLVPPHIGVDHTSSDSMSKH; from the coding sequence GTGCTGCGAATCCACATTGAGAATCACCAAGATGCCGTACAGCTGGCGAATGTGCCTCGACACCCAGTTGGGCGGATCATGCTCCGGTTTGTGGCATTTCTATTGGCGCTGCTCCTGCTCGAGGCCCTGCTGTCCTGCCGGGGACCTGATTTCACGGGAACCGCTCTCGAGAAGGACCGCCTCACCTCTTCGAGGACTTTCAGCATCGACGGTCAGCCAGATCCCGCGCTCTACATCTGGAACATGCGTCCCATCCCCTTCGACGAGTTGAAGTCACTGGTGTCCGACCGGCTCATGGAGAAGGGCTACCAGCAGGCCCCGCATCAGGAAGCGGATGTGCGAATCGTCCTCACCACCTTCACCGAGGAGCCAACCCCCCGCTCTCGGATCACGATCATGGAGATGTTTGATCGACCCACCTCGCGGAAGCTTTGGTCCGGGCGTGCCGAAATTCCATACCAGATCGATCCGATCCAGGGAGTGGCGAATGAACCCACGTTGGCGGGGCTCCTCGATCTCGTGCCACCTCATATCGGGGTCGACCACACCTCATCCGACTCCATGTCGAAGCATTGA